GTGACCACGAGGATGCAACTGCAAGATGGAAAACTGAGCTTGTGCTGAACTGAAAATGCCACTAGTTTTTACGTGTTTCTGTAGTTTTAGTTTGTGATCTTGTCAGCAGCGTGCAACTCTTGACACGGTTAAGTtgcatttattttttcttttgctTCTACTCTGATTTTAATAAGTACAAGTAAACTTTGCTGGGTGATGCTTTGGACACCAAATCTACACAAAATATGCAAAGAGGCCagaagcagcatgtaatgattCATCAGTTGGTCATTTCTCAATGTGTCAGTCCATTTTACTATTGACTGAAGTTAGATGTTCAATGAGTCACTTGGCAAACTCCCAGCTAAAATGATATCAGTACAGTGTATCTCTAAATATTTAGATTTTTCTATGACAGAAGACGGACACCTTTTGTAAAACCTAAAAATGGAATGCACAGGGGAacctctgttttaagaccctTCGTTAAAAGACTTCCTCACCATCTCTGACGTTTTTTTCACTGTcactaaatttacctccatcttTAGACTTCCTCTCTGTTAAGATCtacatttctcagattttggttCTTAAAACAggggctttgttgtgccttgtGCAAGACAAATGAACCATGCATTCTGTACACGCCTAACCACTGCTTCATGTTAATGCAGTTTTGATTGTAAACTTAGTTAAACTACCAAGTTTTCTGGTGGTAtgatttgagaaaaaaaagtgtatcTTGCATTTAAAGCAGTCACACCCAAAAGAGCCACTGGCGATTGCAGCCATAATTATTTTGAGGCGGATGTTAACCATGAATGCATATGTTGACATTCACTTTTTTTGTATTTCATCATGAATTTACACATCATTTCAGACATCGTAAGACACATGGTGTTTTCTCCCCTTGTTTGAAGATATTCTTGTTTGTGAAAGTTAAGGACATGTTTCTCTTTTCAAGGATAATTCAGTCTTGCCTGTCTTACATTAAAATAGTTTACGGGAAGGagtttatttttaacttttgtttgtgtgtcatttCTTTGCAATtgcttgggggagggggggtgtgatCTGAGTAGTTTGTGTTCATTTGAAGGTTTTCAGATTATTATTGAGCAGCTTTGGTTTttcctgggttttttttttctcgattgTCTTGGACCTTCATTGTATTTTATCGATGTTGTTGAGTGTGTACAAGTATTGCAGAAAGGGGAGTAGGGAGACTTATACTTTCTGTCACAATAAATGTCCATAAAAACAATGAACACTTCATTCAGTGCCTTTCTTTTGTGCGTTtaattttttctgttttgtcaTTGTTACTGAATGTTTCTGTATTTCTGCTTGTAACTTGGTTTGCTAAGTGAGTGCACTTTGGAATAGCCTTGTGGATGTTTGTAACAAGACTGTTGATAATGACTTCATTTATCTAAGAAGCACTGTGGGTGTCTTTAGATTTAGTACAGCCGTTCATGGCCAACTGAAAATCAGTGAAGTCATAAAACAGATCAACTCAACACATTATTGTGCATGGCTTGCCATTTTAATACCAcgagacagaaaaaataaacatcTCTGGCACTGCAATCCTAGTGGTACCTGACAGCATGATGGACACATTACAAGAGACCTTTTAAGCGTCGGCATCATTAACTTTCACACAGTCAGAGAAAAACAAGCACAATAGATGCTCGTGGAGGGTTTGTCAAATGGAGAgaaagtctttctttcttttctttatttggtgtttaacgtcgttttcaaccacgaaggttaaaTCGCGACGGGGGGaggtgggatagagccacttgttaattgtttcttgttcacaaaagcactaatcaaaaaattgctccaggggcttgcaacgtagtacaatatatgaccttactgggagaatgcaagtttccaggacttaacatttcttacatactgcttgactaaaatctttacaaaaattgactatattctatacaagaaacacttaacaagggtaaaaggagaaacagagtcagttagtcgcctcttacgacatgctgggccatggggagcatcgggtaaattctttctcgtcccaaccaatatgggactccccctagccCGCGGGGGGTTACCTGACAGCATGATGGACACATTACAAGAGACCTTTTAAGCGTCGGCATCATTAACTTTCACACAGTCAGAGAAAAACAAGCACAATAGATGCTCGTGGAGGGTTTGTCAAATGGAGAGAAAGTCGGTCTTATTTCATCTTGGATAAGTACAGCGTTGATCTCATtttttgagaaagaaaaaaaaaactgccCAACACAATCAAGATGAGACTACAAGTGATGACTACAAAATaagactttcttttctttatttggtgtttaatgtcgttttcaaccacagaggttatatcgcgacggggaaaggggggagattctttttctttatttggtgtttaacgtcgttttcaaccacgaaggttatatcgtgacggggaaaggggggagatgggatagagccacttgtcaattgtttcttgttcacaaaagcactaatcaaacattggctccaggggcttgcaacgtagtacaatatattacctcactgggagaatgcaagtttccagtacaaaggacttaacatttcttacatactgcttgactaaaatctttacaaacattgactatatcctatacaagaaaataaaaggagaaacagaatccgttagtcacctcttacgacatgctggggagcatcgggtaaattctttcccctaacccgcagAGGGAACAAAATAAGACTAAATGTCgggcaaagaagaaaaaaagcaaactACAGTATAAAGCCATGAGTGTGAACCCTTTGGGGTTTTGAAAAAGTTGCTACATGTTATGGAAATGGTGACAGAATCAGACCTATTCACACAGAAATGACACGTGTTCCTTAGATGCAATTTCAAATGAAAATAAAcgatactttctttctttatgtggtgtttaacgtcgttttcaaccacgaaggttatatcgcgacgaggagaggggatagagccacttgtcaattgtttcttgttcacaaaagcactaatcaaaaatttgctccaggggcttgcaacgtagtacaatatattaccttactgggagaatgcaagtttccagtacaaaggacttaacatttcttacatactgcttgactaaaatctttacaaacattgactatattctatacaagaaacacttaacaagggtaaaaggagaaacagaatccgttagtcgcctcttccgacatactggggagcatcgggtcaattcttccccctaacccgcggggggtataaaTGATACTTGATCAAGCAGTAAAGGAATATTCAAAGTTCAAGTTCATTGTTTTCAAATAAAAAACCTCAGTCAAATTAAATTAGTAATGGCAATCGCCTGTCTTTTGCTGGCCATGTTAAATGAACTTAAATTGTGAAATTATCCATTTGACAACATTGCATGCTATTTCTAGCACGTCACATTTTGCAAAGCTAAATTCAAGAtatgataaaaataaaacactgtttacaATGCCCTTTCATTTGATTATAAAATCGAAAAGCAGCAAACCTTGCTCACTTCAAAtagcaccaaaaaaaaaagttgaccagtgaatcatttcatttcattcttTGATTAAGAATAGATATTCAAGGCACAGTACAacttacatacatgtatttctttctttatttggtgtttaacgtcgttttcaaccgttcaaggttatattgcgacggggaaaggggggggatgtTAATAAattattgtttcttgttcacaaaagcactaatcaaaaaattgctccaggggcttgcaacgtagtacaatattatgaccttactggtagaatgcaagtttccagtacaaaggacttaacatttcttacatactgcttgactaaaatctttacaaaaattgactatctttctttctttatttggtgtttaacgtcgttttcaaccattcaaggttatatcgcgacggggaaaggggggagatgagataggggaaaggggggagatgggatagagccacttgttaattgtttcttgttcacaaaagcactaatcaaaaaattgctccaggggcttgcaacgtagtacaatatatgaccttactgggagaatgcaagtttccagtacaaaggacttaacatttcttacatactgcttgaatAAAACCTTTACAAACatcgactatattctatacaagaaacacttaacaagggtaaaaggagaaacagaatccgttagtcgcctcttgctggggagcatcgggtaaattcttccccctaacccgcggggggtacataCATGAATGAAGCCAAcgactaaaaaataaaaattagcTTCATGATCATAAATCGTAACAAAAAGGCTaagaaattctttctttctttatttggtgttaaacgtcgttttcaaccacgaaggttatatcgcgacggggaaaggggggagatgggatagagccacttgtcaattgtttcttgttcacaaaagcactaatcaaaaatttgctccaggggggGCTAAGAAATTACAAGGCGTAAATGTTTATACATTATGTACAAAGGGTCTGCAAGGTCACTTGCATTCTTTCAAGACCGCACGGACTGGAACATGTATGTACACAGAGCAGTAAAccatgaagaaaaaaagcaccCGTCAAAAGGGTGAAAATAAAGTGTTCACAGAAGTTCTGTGATAAAATTTTGCACACCATTGGAAccagcagacctgtttacccccataagtgtttcggagtaatgctcagccccaaaaatagtaatcctggcacaaaaatagtaatcatccagcattcgtcgccaattacaacgcacatgacaactgtgtctgcgaaatgCAATCATGCAcctatatccatcattcacaaacaaaacacatcagtcagtttttgtagtcatcataatttcaaagaagatcacatcaaaagcacatgcatcaccgattctttttcttttgctcgtagtaggcctttttcagtgtgtcaagcgcttctctactgtacttgcgcttgccgaatgagtgagggcgagacttcaccactagaaggctctccagcgtctgatcagacagacatgatctctggtcagtcctgtgctttttcaccccattttgccattgaaaaaaacaatgccaaacatgtgaattaataaaaataatttatttttatttttatttttttacattttttttatttatgaaaatcgtagtcttgacacggatagcggaatggcgtattttttttgcagaaaatcgtaataaattacgccaaaatcgtaagggtaaacaggtctgaaccAGTCAAAAGTGTCCCTATATTGCAAGTTTGTAGGATTGTTGTGGCCTTGCATTGCAGGTACTTTACAGTTACACGTTCAGTATGTAGGAGAGTCTTTGAGAGTATCATTCATTGATATGACTGTACAGTGAAAACTTGTGTGAACAAGTCTGAATATTTTCTGTTTGAGCCAAAGATCAGCCACAGACGCATATGTGCCTGTCTGCATTTGAACCCCATCATGTGGCACAAAGTTGCGAAGATGGATGTTACTGATTCAGATTGCAAGAAAAGTTAACTTcactgtttacacacacactcaagtcTTATTCCATGACAACGAGGAGAATACAGTTTAGTACCAAGGTAAGTTAGTTACTCGGCCGATAATGTGGAGAAAACAACCAACCagcaacacaaaaaacaactaaTCAACACCAACcttaacacaatatacagtagCAGCAATAAGAAAAAATGTGGAGATAAAACTAACAGTACATTGCTAAACAACCCAAGTCTCAGTAAGTCGGCATACACAGCTACGCAGGTAATTACAACCATCCTaaatcagtaaatgaatgtttacAACACACTGTGGACCTGAGCAAGATTTTTTTTGaccaacaaataaaataaaataaacgtttTTTGGGACAAGTTCAATTACATCCATGGCTCCATCCCTAAGTGTATTGACACTGACAGAGGCATCATAGTTTCTGTGACCTCTGCCGGCTCTGGACTGACGACAGAATCTTCGTATCTCATCTCTTGATGAGCTGTGAGTGTGACAGGTGGCTGTGAAAAGATTCACTGTCCCAGAGTCTGCATGCGTCACTCCACGACAAGCTCAAAGCTCTCCAGTTCGTCCAAGCTCTGGTTGGTGGCACTTGCCCATGCATCTACTTTGGCAGTCTGAAACAAGCAAtagacaaaaacatgattgatACTGATAGATCAAATATATATTCTATCAGATTATAAGACATGGGATACTAATTAACTAAAATGTTTCTTTCATAAGGACAAACCACCACAAATCATGCCAAATAAATATAAAGACTTgagtcattttattttgatcagtATCTCACATTCTCAGTGTTTTCTCacttatatttttttgaaattaaAGAAATTGACAAGACAACATTGTTTAGCAGCATTGAAATTCTCTGATAGTCAGTCAAACAGTCAGCGTGACAAAGTCATCGACCTCACCCTCCTACATGAtgaaaaaagacaaaataacTTTGTCAGGAttttaagcagtgtagcactggcagagtaagagcccctttttactgagtcaagcttttcaaagtGAGGTGACTCAACTACCATGGTCCTTGCCAGCTTTAACCTGTCATCACAACTAAAATTAACTCTCTATAATACACAGTGTGCGCTCCATATTATACCCTTTTCTTGTGAAAATATGCACATTGGAGCAATGAATCGCtgctgattctttctttctttatttggtgtttaacgtcgttttcaaccacgaagattatatcgcgacgggtcgCTGCTGATAGATTGCCAAACATTTGCAGTGATCGTGAAGCACGCGTTTTcctaaactcacgtgacctcaagccAGACCCACGTTGTCAATTGCAGCGATCACTGCAGGCCAGCGATCATTGTGAACTCCGATGAGTAGGGTATCATATTAAGTGCACACTACATTATACACATATCAGACTCAGAGTTAGTCGCAATAGCAggttaacactttcgcgacgggacactgataaatcagtaacagcgctgacacgcccatggacgggacgctTATAAATCAGTAACAGCCATAcagggtacacgactcgtgattgcttcccggtttttgaagcttgcagtaaattgagttgtttcccttgacacaCTTTGCGTGCCCTTCCGCCATATGTAAAATTAGCCtgatttgtgtggttttttcgagaaaaaaaatgaatcgaaggcgagccttgtcacgggaggagattctccggatgttggatcttgaggaccctgtagatcatgattccgacgtgttgttttcgcctcaagaaagcgataatagcagtgatattgaggaagaaacagtcctgttcagtgttgctagtatgagtcggcaaactacacgtgttagggtggtactgcatgaatcttcgaatgtgtagttgcaaggggggcgtggcagcactgataacaatggatggctggagcgtcctaatccttttggaaatgttcataggtgtacagttgggactttgttgtgaaaatgtgacttatattcaatatggattacctagacatcatttggtgagtgtcacagttttgtttcatttgagtcaggatgctgtgagtgaatgcgggatttgcttgtttttttctttgtactgtctccttatttctgtgtagaattttaacaatatttcagctaattcataggttttacaccttgtttggttataaaattatttataatactttctgttaaaaaataacttttattagttttaaaaaagcagtggaaaagaaaacacacacaaaacaagaagagcaaacgctcgatcgagtcactttcgcagttctgaatattatatgaggcatcagatggacaggaagaaattgctattcacaacacaatgagtcacgttcacataaaatttgagcccggtcacttttatagtttccgagaaaagcccaacgttaagttgtgtgttgccgaacagaaaaggctagttatctcccttgtttttctgataacgttcgtaaaaggctacagatgtaaatactttgatgtaaagaataatcctacaaagtttcaatcacatccgatgaactttgtcaaagatataaaatgtctaatttttcctttgacgctgacctgtgaccttgaaaaaggtcaaaggtcaacgaaaccatcgttaaagtgtagaggtcattggaggtcacgactaaacaaaatatgagcccgatcgctttgatagtttccgagaaaagtccaacgttaaggtggtgtctacggacggccggccggacggccggccggacagactaacactgaccgattacatagagtcactttttctcaagtgactcaaaaacgttaaaaaacacaaattatccccctttcaccccccctttgctaaaacaaatcgcgtgacaaacttataattagcacgactgaactgggcatccattttttaattagtaaaaaaaatttggtggtgattggacttaattcaagcttgctagacagatttctttacagttactgatttttggtaagtttcttggtggcaagcttgggcaggcaggacgtcaACGctgtggcagtgctagtcacaatagtgttaaagcCGGCGAGTATGGTGCTAGTTGCTTTGCCTCCCTTTGAAAAGATTGGCTCCATAAAAGTAAAAGGGACTCTTAGTCTTACTCCGCCAAACAGCTTAAAAAAACACCTGACAGAGGTATTGGAAACATCGTCTATTGTTACTGTTAGACATAAATGCACTTCATGTCTGGCATGGTTTCCTGCAGTTAACATGAAAAACCAACAGTAGACAGCAGTGGACAGAGGTAGTGAGTGTTTTTTCTCCCACAAAACACTTACAGAGTAGcgtcccttctctctctttgcctTGCCTGTCTTGAGAGTGTACTCTTTTGAAGAGCTCTTGTTGAGTATCGATTCTGAAAAATACAAATGTTGACGAACATGATTCAGACTCTCAGAGCATTTGACAACTTTGAACTGACATCCAAAGTATCATACCAGTGTTAAAGATTATGACATTCAAAATGTCAAGTTTTAAGTTTAAGTGTAACTACTATTAAACCTACCctcatctttctttatttggtgtttaacgtcgttttcaaccacgaaggttatatcgcgacggggaaagggggggatgggatagagccacttgtcaattgtttcttgttcacaaaagcactaaaaacTACCCTCAATGAGTTAATATCCCAGCTATACACCAAAGAACGAGAATGCCTTGCCAACACGATTAGGGTAATCGCAAAGCTTAGCATTTAAGCAAGCAAGGCAATAATTATATCAACTGTGATTCCCTGATTGAGGAACACTCAGTGCGGACTCAGCCCATAAAGCGAAAATGAAAGACAAGaaagcagggatgtcgttagacACAGGACAAATAGcgattaaaaggctcaaatgtccggtTCACACAGCCGCACGGcagtcagatgtcctatcgttttaaaCCGAGCACTGTCTTTGTCCAATAAAAAcgccattccttcggacagcgcgacgTCGATATTGGTTAATTTTCCTTTCGATGTACAAATCTTCAAAAAGCGACTGAGCGCTCCGGTGTACAGGTGCACtgcagtgcggatcttgcgTTTTTGGGGAGTACGAACCTTTTGGGTACTACAACCTGAACCGTCTGTCCTTggttaaaaaaattattatgtCCTAATGAAATttctgaaagcagtcaaatgtcctattgatgttGAAGAGCTCTCGACGTTTGTCTATAAtatatgaatttgtagcaacatccctgagaGAGCACTTACAAGAGTGAATAAAAAGGCACATCCCTTTGTGTTTTATCATCTACACCACCAACAATCTGTCCTGGTCTTTTCATGTGATAAAAGCACATTTCAACTTCAACACGTATCAAAATTCAGCAGTCTCGTTGCTGTCTTCCAGTCCCAgactgagacagtgagagagattactttgctgaattaatttcctaAGCGACACTTCTGTCAATCTGTGAAATCAATTCAGCAAAGAATTCTTGCTCCACATTGGAAACAGCCAAGTGGAACAATGCTCTAATCACATACAAATCTGGGCAGTTCTAAGATGTGTACATAATCGCTTACACGGGAAGTAGAGGGATGGTATCTAACTTGTTAAACAGCATGAACAGATCTGATCATCTCTTACCTGGGTCTTTTGCGCTGGTGCTGGTTGAGTCAAACTCAAAGTTGGGAGAAGAGAACAGAGGGGAGGACAGGTCTTGCAGGTCAGACTGCAGTGGCTCGTCCTCCATGAATCCAGGCAGGGAGGGGTTCCCTGAGGCGTCTGTCGCTCTGCTGGAAGCAGAGTCGCTGCCAAAAGAAATGCCAGAGTCATGGAGGCTTGGAGAGGAATCCACATCATTGTCAGCTGCATCCTTCTGCTGAACAGGCATGGATTTAGGTGCAGGCTTGCGAGGTCTGGTAAAATATTTACTGCTTAGAGACGCTGCTGTCTTTTCTGAGTTCAGCTTCAAGTAAGCTTGCTGCTTTGAGTTTAAAGACTTTGCTGCAGAGTTGGAGACTTTTGCAGATGCCTGGTTTTGCTTCTTTTCCGTTGACTGGCTCTGTGCTGGCTTTTGTCTCTTAACTGATGTGCTGGTCACAGAACTGGCTGCTTTCACTCCCAGAGGCTTGGATTCCGACTGCTTTCGCTTCAAGTCTTTCTTCTCTACTACAACAGATACTTTTGACACCCCCCGTATCTTGGAAACACAAGCAGTGCCTGTAGGTGTGAGAGATTCAGACGTCTGTACGGTCACTGCAGCACGTCTGAGAGATGCCCTCCTTTCGACCTTCTCTCCTGGGCAAGATGGTGTCTCCTGTGGGGACTTGGGCTTTTGTGCACACATGAAACTGTCGACATTTGGGTCATTGCCTTCTAGTTTCTTTGCTCTAActcttaaactttgaaaaactgGGGTACCATTGGCTACGGGGAGGATGGGGGTCACACTCAAGTCCAAGTTGAGTCTGGGTATGATGATCCGAGGAGATCTTCGCACTCTACTCAAAGAAGATCCCTGTTTTTCTGTGGAGGCACTGTTAACTGACTCTGATAGCAGAGGGGTGCTCGTTTTCTTCTGGCTCCGGTCACTGACTTTTTTTTCACGTACCGCTTTGACAGATTTTGACAAACTGGTGAGTTCATCTTTCTTACCCTTTTGTGGGACTTTGGAGGAATTTGGTTTCTTTAGTGTATTCGATTGGAATTTAACTTTGATGAGTGTAACAGTCTTTGGTACTTTCTGTGTAACCTTCTTGGGTACTTTTTGACGTGAGCTTTTGGAAGCGGGCGTGAACAGGAAGGAATCTCCAAGTCCATTGATGAATTCATCACTTTCGTTGAACTCATAAGCGTCTTGGAAACTTGGGGTCTTTTTGGTTGTCTTGCTTTTTGTCTGCATGATAGATGCTTCCTGCAAAAGATTAAGTCAAAATTattgaaacacacaaaaaagagcaacaaaacaacaacacacaactgATACTGATAGTAATACGTTAATATATTAGAcattattaaataaaataatttttaaaaatacaacaaaaacaatgaagGAGAGGCATTATTTACCGGAcagtcaaaaaaaaaagaagaacaagtcgcgtaaggcgaaaatacaacatttagtcaagtagctgtcgaactcacagaatgaaactgaacgcaacgcaacgcagcaagaccgtatactcgtagcatcgtcactccaccgcccgtggcaaaggcagtgccagtggaattgacaagaagagcggcagacctgtttacccccataagtgttttggagtaatgcccAGCCcccaaaatagtaatcctggcacaaaaatagtaatcatccagcattcgtcgccaattacaacgcatatgacaactgtgtctgcgaaacgcaatcatgcacatatatccatcattcacaaacaaaacacatcagtcagtttttgtagtcatcataatttcaacgaagatcacatcaaaagcacatgcatcactgattctttttcttttgctcgtagtaggcctttttcagtgtgtcaagcgcttctctactgtacttgcgcttgccgaataatgagtgagggcgagacttcaccactagaataaggctctccagcgtcttatcagacagacatgatctctggtcagtcctgtgctttttcaccccattttgccattgaaaaaacaatgccaaacatgtgaattgattaaaaaaaaattaattttttttttaacattttttttatttatgaaaatcgtagtcttgacacggatagcggaatggcgtattttttgcagaaaatcgtaataaactacgccaaaatcgtaagggtaaacaggtctggagcggggtattcgttgcgctgagaaggatagcacgcttttctgtacctctcttcgttttaactttctgagcgtgttttgaatccaaacatatcatatctatatgtttttggaatcaggaaccgacaaggaataagatgaaagtgtttttaaattgatttcaaaaaaaaaattttgataataatttttatatatttaattttcagagcttgttgttaatccaaatataacatatttatatgtttttggaatcagaaaatgatggagaataagatgaacgtaaatttgaatcgttttataaaaaaaaatttatttttacaattttctgatttttaatgaccaaagtcattaattaatttttaagccaccaagctgaaatgcaataccgaagtccgggcttcgtcgaagattacttgaccaaaatttcaaccaatttggttgaaaaatgagggcgtgacagtgccgcctcaactttcacgaaaagccggatatgacgtcatcaaagacatttatcaaaaaaatgaaaaaaacgtctgaggatatcatacccaggaactctcatgtcaaatttcataaagatcggtccagtagtttagtctgaattgctctacac
This Littorina saxatilis isolate snail1 linkage group LG17, US_GU_Lsax_2.0, whole genome shotgun sequence DNA region includes the following protein-coding sequences:
- the LOC138952119 gene encoding uncharacterized protein: MASRRTRLKASKTPGSSETRHAGRRAARLSVSKRKSTSTPSGPKTVKRLKTNTNLKLNKSSESPNLKKEASIMQTKSKTTKKTPSFQDAYEFNESDEFINGLGDSFLFTPASKSSRQKVPKKVTQKVPKTVTLIKVKFQSNTLKKPNSSKVPQKGKKDELTSLSKSVKAVREKKVSDRSQKKTSTPLLSESVNSASTEKQGSSLSRVRRSPRIIIPRLNLDLSVTPILPVANGTPVFQSLRVRAKKLEGNDPNVDSFMCAQKPKSPQETPSCPGEKVERRASLRRAAVTVQTSESLTPTGTACVSKIRGVSKVSVVVEKKDLKRKQSESKPLGVKAASSVTSTSVKRQKPAQSQSTEKKQNQASAKVSNSAAKSLNSKQQAYLKLNSEKTAASLSSKYFTRPRKPAPKSMPVQQKDAADNDVDSSPSLHDSGISFGSDSASSRATDASGNPSLPGFMEDEPLQSDLQDLSSPLFSSPNFEFDSTSTSAKDPESILNKSSSKEYTLKTGKAKREKGRYSTAKVDAWASATNQSLDELESFELVVE